The DNA segment ACCCGGTGATGGTGTAGTTCAAAATTCTTCTTCTTATCCATCGATCCACCACAAATTATCACCAAAACCACTCGTTTTCTTGGCGGATTTAGTGCTTTGAGTGGTTCAAGATCCGATGGTGGTTCCAAGATCCGGCGGTGGTCAACAAAtccgatgttgaagatgatgtttcagatgtgaagatgatccaaaagatgtttgatgttgaaCATGACGTTCCAGATCTAAAAGATCCTCCAGATCCATAagtatgtttgtgtttttgtggatctttacttttttgtgttttgtagatctCCAACTTTTTTCGTAATTTTcagattttcaatttttctgttttgtagatcttcatttttttgtgttttgtagatctgcaacttttttttttattttttttgttaaaaagatgAATGCTATTACTGATTTTTTGATTGAATCTAAAAAATATATTGTTGTTGGATTCTTGTTAATgaagttatattttttatataaattttgtAACATTGCTAGTTACGTTACTTATGTTGGATTATCGTTAATGAAGTTTATTTttgatgtaacaactctcataaCAATTCTTTTGCGTCTTAGTTAcgaaatgtaacaatcaaagaaaaaatgcatgttacattttttcgtgttacataaataatgcatgttactgaaaataaagtgcattgttaTACTTTTTTAGATTGTTGcaaaaataaagtgtgttgttacatttttttccagattattgtaaaaataaagcGACTGTTACATAAAcaaagtgtgttgttacattttttttgtgttACAGAAACAATGTCCGTTACagaaaataaagtgcattgttacacttttttagattatttgtaaaaataaagtgtgttgtcAATTTTTTTTTAGATTATTGTAAAAAATAAAGTGTCTGTTACAGAAACAAAGTGTTATGATATTCACCAAATTACCTATGTTTTATTCCCCCATTTTACCCCCATTTTACGCGTTTTTGGCCGTAAAACCGTGAATCAGATACTTAATTAGGtatatttttgtttacaggcctaaaacagcgtGCCAAGCAAGAAGATTACGAAAACGAGGATTTTCCGGGCGAAACGGAagagctgcgaagattctgtggaaAAATGTGATATGGGCGAGTTGCACGGTCGTGCTACTCATGGCACCACCGTACGGATCCGATATCAAGGCTCAGCTCGGTGTTGCACAACCAGTGTGATCAGGAGTGCAATGCATCCTCGGAGACGCACAACGTTCGTCTAGTGGCACCCCGTGCAGATTCGATGACCAAGCCCCAGCCCGGAGATGCACCACCAGTGCAGATGCGCATGCCAGCTACTACTTGGTGATGCACGCTCGTGCGACCCAATGCACAACCGTGCCAATACGAAGAATCGGCCAAGACTTGCTGATGTCACACAGTATGGTGAGTAGTCCAATAAagtgcacgaccgtgcactttaatcGCACGACTGTGCGATctgaaaaaagttataaaaaacaGCAGGAAACATTCTGTTCGACATTCTGGACTTTTGGGAGCTTCACAGGCGATTATTCAGGTTCCGGAGGCACTAGCTTTCACCCGGAATCAAGCCACATCGTGTCGTTTAGCTCCGTTACTATCCGGATactaatcttgtgcttgtttatggtttgatttcttgaatctttccatgtttttgttatgtttcaagcatttaaaTTGATGATTATGTATTATTGTAAGCCTAAGGGCAAAAACACTAGTATCCCTTGCTTAATaacaaccattagtatgttaattatgtttgtaatgacactttgaagtattttctatgttaatccttaatgattagtttgcaaccttgtttattgatgttgatttcttgattatagtTAATTATCTTGGATGATTAGTATGTGGTTGCTTGAGATATTTGCAAGAAGatgcttaattaatcatgtattagtagactttgaacttgtttaactagtttaacttgtttaaattgtttgcaccatgatactagaaatggttagtgggtTAATAAGGGATAATTAAttttaatcaagaaagctttccCTCACGTAAGGgccttaacgggttaaatggtgttgttatgaattcttgacaTAAATTGTTAGtttagttagtagtttaggccaaaattgctatcttggtgaatttatgttcaagatttctaaatgaactcggttgtgatttaatctagtttatgcttgtcttgGTGGTtacattgtgtttatcggtgtcactttccttgattaagtgaggttagaaaactcttAACGGATAACTAACCTATCTTTAAgggattttcatagacatttgtCATTTGAGCATTAAAAAgtaattttaggtggttaaagtgtgtttatcgttttagctttccgaatgattgtcatgttatgattcccgaaagggatactaattgtcttgaaaatggaaaattgaccaaaTGTTTTAAGTGGCAAAACCAACTTAGTTCACATGCTTTGGTTGTGCATAAAGCAAGGCTATATATCTATTttcttatttggagtcttttatgtTTATTAAAGTTTATGTTTAAGTCTTATTTTTAGTTAAAACAAATCACTCACTTATCTTTCTACCGGTAATTTAATGACAAAGGTTTAGTATTGTTTCTCCGCCCACATCCTTTGATCgacacttggttcttaccgatactttactacatatatgacggtgtacacttgccctttcgtgtgtgttttaatgttgaagtataaatcatttttataaatttaaaaccgaacCGTGTGTATagttcattgtaaaaatatgtatatacgcgcacacgtcaagtttttggcatCGTTGCCAGGGATGCGGCGAgctttaggaacgacccgagtcattatTTTATACATACTTGTGAATattttcttgattatttatttgttaatatttcttgtttttgattTAATTTATTCGTTTTCAAGCTTATCTTTAAACACTTGTAAaattttcatttcatttatttgttCGAATTCGAACTAgttattcatttattctttgaaTTTTTGGCTTTGAAAAATTATTTTTACACTACCCGATTTGATGATtttatttgttttgatttttataaaattttgggcCCATTTTTGagtttttataaaattttcagcCCATTTAAACAGAAATTCTGTTTTAATTCagcatcaaaaaaaaaaaaaaaacccagccgtattataataataaaatattcattgtgtcaattttttcgtttgcaggttgatgtcttCAACCCCCGCTCCCGACGCTGTTGAGCCTTCAGACGAACCTGAGCGTGATCTGAGGAGACGTCTTCGTGAGAGATCTCGTGCGGTTGCGCTACAACTCGCAGCTGGTGAGCCGGGGCAGGTGGTACCCGCTGAAGCCGAGGGCTCAGGGGACGCAGGAAACACAATCATGGCGGACGACAAGCGACCACTAAATGAGTCGAATCAACCCGGAGGAACAGGCCTGGAGCCTAGCATTATTAGACCTACAATAGACgcacctacttttgaaattaaatctagtaTTATAAATATGGTGCAAAATTCGGTGCAGTTTGACGGGCGCGAGCATGAGGATCCCAGACGACATATCTCTGCTTTTCTTGAAGTATGTTCGACGTTCAAGATCAGGGATGTTTCGGAAGACGCtgttcggttgaggttgtttccatTCTCACTGCGTGACAAGGCCAGGGCTTGGCATATGTCACTTCCTGctgggtccatcaggacctgggaTGAGTTGGCGGAGTTATTCATGCAGAAATACCTTCCGCCTGAGAAAACAACCAAGTTAAGGAACCGGATTATGACCTTTCGCCAAGACGAGGGAGAGTCGTTGCACGTGGCCTGGGAGCGGTTTAAGGATTTGTTACTTGATGTTCCACACCATGGTTTCTCCAAAAGACAAATCGTTTTGACGTTTTATCAAGGGCTGAATTATGACACGTAGGAGAGACTAGATGTAAATGCAGGAGGCGATCTGGGAACGAAGACGCCAAATGAAGCCTATGCCATCATCGAAAAAGCTGCGTTAAAGTCTAGTTCGCGTCGTGAAGGAGAGAGAGGCcggacatcatcatcatcatctcgcccAGGAGTTCACGCTGTGGACGACTACATAGCCATTACTGAACAAATCTTGGCTCTTTCGGCGAAGTTTGATAAGTCCCAGATTGTTGCGCAAGCTAGTTCAGGATGTGACTAGTGTGGAGTGTCACATGAGCTTGGTGCATGCTTCCAGGGAGTGATGTATGAGGGCCAAGAAGAAGTTGATTTCGTGAGTAATCAAGTGAGGCTGCAGAACAACCCTTACAACAATACATACAACCCGGGATGgaggaatcacccaaattttgggtggcgagcaaATGTGGGTAATCAGAACCCACTAGGATTTGCCCAGTGCGCTCCAGCGACGCAGCAGGCTCATGGTCAGCAATTCCAGCCTTACAACCAATCTTTCCAACCACGTCCATACTCATACCAGAATCAGGGCGTAGGGAGTAGTTCCCAGCAGCAAGCTCCTCAGTCAAGTTctaagctggaggatatgatggctcagcttcttaGCAGCTCCATGAGTGCAAATCAATTAGCTGAAAAACGATAtcaacaaagcgaagatcgttttctagctCATGAAGGTGAAATGAGGAGTCAAaaggcctcgattcagaatatcgagaaccaggttggtcagctggcgaAGATGATGTCGGAGAgacccccaggcggtcttccAAGCAACACAGAGCCAAATCCGCTTGGGCACGTATATGCGGTCATGACTAGGAGTGGCAAGACGACCGGATCCAAGATATCAGACTCACCACCGATTACCGAAGCGGTCCCGACTGATACACCGGACGCGTGCAAGCTAGGCGAGTCCCAGCAAGTACAACACAAGGCCAGGAGCCAGTCAAAGAGTACACTCCTCCAGTTCCATACCCGGGCCGGCTGAAGAAACAGAAAAACGAAGAACAATATGGTAAGTTCCTTGAAATGTTTAAGCAACTGCACATAAACATACCTTCGTTGAAGCCCTGGCCCAGATGCCGAAGTATGCGAAATTCTTGAAGGACATCCTTTTGAATAAGAAGAAGCTTGAGGATATGTcctgtgtggtgatgaatgaaagCTGCTCTGCCATTCTTCAAAATTGTCTGCCCACGAAGATGGGAGATCCGGGCAGTTTCACGTTTCCTTGCTTGATTGGAAATATGGCTGTTAGCCATGCACTGGCTGAGTTGGGAGCGAGTATCAACCTTATGCCCTATAAGGTTTTTACAAAGTTGGATCTAGGTGAGCCGTCACCTACACGGATGAGCATTCGACTAGCTGACCGTTCTATCAAGTATCCACGTGGATTTTTTGAGAATATGCTTGCTAAGATTGACAAGTTTGTGTTTCCCGTGGAGTTTGTTATCCTGGATATAGATGAGGACTCTAGGGTGCCTTTGATTCTCGGACGTCCATTCTTGAATACCGCCCGGACCATTGTAGATGTTGCTGCGAGCCAGATTACActccgagtgaatgatgagcaTGTCACCTTTGACATAAAGCGGTCAATGTAGCACCCACAGAGCCAGGATGATGCGCTCTACTATGTTGACATTGTCGACACTTATGTGAGCACACATTTGCAGGGCACGATTGAGGAGATGGATTCGGACACACATCTGTTGTGTGGGGACCTAGATGGCATTACGCAtaagggccacgatttcgagcagccagtctatcagattggtgatgATGGTTCCCAGAGTCTGGATCGATTTACAGAGATTGATCGTGAGGATGAAGAAAAGTCGaagccttcggttgaagatcccCCGTCCTTGGAGCTTAAGGAGCTTCCGCCCCATTTGGAGTACGCATTTCTAGACGAGGAGCGCCGTTTGCCGGTTATTATCTCATCATCTTACGACTTCATAAGAAAGCAATCGCGTGGAAGATAATGGATATCAAAGGAATCAACCCCTCTTTCTGTACTCATAAAATTCTTATGGAGGACCATTACAAGCCGTGTGCGCAGCCACAGAGACGATTGAACCCAAACATGCAAGAAGTTGTTAAAAAGGAggtgattaagttgttggatgcAGGTTTGATCTACCCCATATCCGACTCAGTTTGGGTTAGTCCTGTTCAGGtagtgtaggatcggtttcgacctgaatgagtcgttcggaagagctctcgtacgtttcagaggcggaaactaagaaacgcacttgAAAACAactagaaaatcactttaatcctcttttatattcAATTGACAAAGTTTACAGCGAGAGGAAATACCGGAAGCACTTCGGTATCAACTGCTTGATCGTTACAAATGTTGACAGTTTGAGATCTATTTATAGAACAAGACCTGACCGTTTGAAGGTGACACACCACCCTTCAAACGGCCACCACTTTCAAACGAAAGGGCCTTCAAACGGCCATGACATTTCAAACGGCTACATATGTTTCAAGCTAAAATCAACATATAAATCTAATTGGACCATTTCAATCTTGCCTTATATGCCTAGataatgatgatgtcatcatatgatgtcatcattaaagaTGATGACATATGCACGATCTAATCCGCatcgaacccgagactcgacattagacgaagacgacagatgactgcaccaacagactccccctcagatgttgacgagtcttaagtgtcgagttttcaacgacttcagtctttatcagtctctgggcttcactctcagtcttttcttgcaggtcttcagactccccctgcgatatgctggcatttcttcagatcatcagcatcatcagcattaggatcgttgtctgtcttTCCATCTCACAGCTTTTCATCTTATtctgcaaaaactctacctcaaagtaaaatttttctcacatacatatttcaaacataaacaCTCGCACTAATtcagactctccttcaaaacAAACACCGATTTTccaatctgatgaaccactttagggttagattatgaaaacatttaattccaaacatacactccccctcaaatattactcatcatgtttagcacttggaattttgaaaatctgcttttcaataccagttgtcgaaaatctttttgaattttcaaattttatgctaaaacacactgaaaatctttttggattttggaataaagaaacataaaatgcagtaaagaaatattttacagacaatatttttgtgagttcatgtaagaggatcatatcagttttgagacaaatcaccaacaccgttaagcttcatttcattttaagttttaaacaattcacctagattgtcagtatgtttgtccacttaaattttcacacaaagttcaattgatctgagatacgatattaatgttttagatactaacttatccgtgtgtcccactacttgaatatactcccgtatccagatcccaatattcagtcttacaagtgagtataccacagatgatatctgtaagaggttaggtgcgaaaccgtgagagctcaggtcagaacttccgttcagcagagagatgacggctcgacttttggtgggtcccctttagaggatcttttttacaacagcaatgactatcaattttattgtttcatcgatttgctgagggcggtgctttttcaagcatttgcagaaagtattatccggggactaggtcagtacttccatacagcagaagtcccgggataataccccagatatcactgagcataaagacctagtatctcagaataagggatctttcaaacaagatttcaggggttacctatatatccaagcagttttgttaacccacagaataagcaagtttgaaatttaagtttatatctcgtcacaatctactaaatgtgcaaaaatctactggcacatcctcagtaagattgtttatcacttttaaactctccaaatctttagcatgttgtaacagtccactgatgtactatcatttcctctttttcacaacaaaactcatttttttttaaattttatcatgtttttgactttttcaaattttctaatgtttttggattttctgaaatttctactccccctaaaatgcaaacacattaaagaaaattgaacacaaactgtacagaaatatgacaaccaatatcaaatcgcatcaattcgccattcactaggcataaacaatctgaactccccctttcacaaaccattttctcattgagatttcaaaacacttaagtttgtattaatcaaaatgatttttctggaaaatgagtttgtttttaccacttgtttaagtacggggatatggttcatcatcttgtcaatTTTATCaaatatagtaaatcaagtacaacttaatgtccttgattcactgtttgcaatcatgcaacctgtaccacttgtaaaaataaccaaacaatatcacTTGTAGGTATGTCActtctacacaaaccattttaccaatcagaatgccgattcctgcttcgcacttaccaacctggaagctccggcgtagtcattcaacctgtaaaattattacaattttaagaatttttcatacaaactcataatacatgaaagatgccgattcctgatccacgattacaaacttgggatctccggcaagtcaggattttcaagcaaagaaaatgtccacccaagcctgagcagccttgggtgatttcaattcagattttgttggggtgtaagttgctttctttttagcgtagaaatcttttacccctttcatcttcccatcaaccatctttccgaaaatcttcttaacattcccattaaatgctttctcaacatcaaaattatcattttcagaataaccctgatttgagatttcagactTTCCAGCTTTCTTTTTAAAATTCTCAATCCTCaatcctcaatggtggaaagttgtcGTCATCCaatgaaggaactgagttttcatcactctcatcaaactgtggctcctctgattttgtggaatcagattcatcgccagattttacctcagatttcttaacaacccatttttggttgtcaagtttcacactacgcctgtaaaatctcttcgaacactcaccaacttcaaatgttgaatttttgaaaactttaaattgttcagttggtggttcagttttatcaacaataacttctttcagttttccagaaactccctgttttgtgtttgtcgctttcggacagttccatgcaatgtgaccagcttcattgcatcggaaacaggttctggtttctttcttcacataagttccattctttctcttctcagcatgaaattcttggttagattgtttccTGAATGtgctttttgcttcctcttccgagcttgtacctgaaacaaattttgtatttgttttagaaaatttttcatttttatagttttctgatggagtaaaaccaagtcctttctttttgtagctacgattttggtttggtttcttttgaaaccagaaccagaattgtaaccttttttcttgtttaacctttgttgaactcttgaggtgtaaaatttaggtttaccattaagatttaaatcttttatttcagaaatattaatttctgttagtttgaaaacctttttaatcaattcatttttaacacctcttattggaaactctttatcaaaatataacttgtcagaaccattcaaagtatacacaacttcaaatgtttcatcattcaaattagattttgatagcaaaaattctttactataaacccgttttcccgatgatttcgaactcttttcggacgaactcgaacttccgactgactgacacgaactttcggactcaaactttgactctgactcctcatccttatccaacacctgatcgaccactcgttttatcagttcggactcatgatctgtatcggacgctgtgaacgtgacgtcaatattgtctggtaaaacattggttatctcggattctagcttaatattgaccgcctgttttagttcttcctcgttaggttttctaggcgaatacccttcccaaatcggaggcggacacttattataacagacaccctgtttcttaccagtatccttcttcttctttgattttgtttcttcatctttaaacgcctcgaaaccttcaactgttggataaattctgtcggttatgtagtcacaacctttgtaactttgcagcaatcttctgattctttcattctcagctgcttcactatccaactctttcttcaactttgcacattcttctatgtacatgttgatctctttctgctttgtcatcattgttgcatttagcatcttcaaagctttttctctttctgagttagtcttctccagaccattcacatgcctgttcaatacatcatacgactttttcaagttttttacatcaaacaacaactgttctttcaacttttctaactcactaaacctttcgtctttctctatacattttttacaagactctaaacatgtaagacaaggttttgtgacttcaacaatcttctcgacttcaactctcttttcaacttccacaatcttctcaatcactttgacttctttcatctcctttgcagctttcctctctttcagtttcttcagtttttctgcaaaataaaattcaaaactatcagaagataagtgagtttttccaatattaatctgttcaatctcttcatcactatcacttgtttctgatgaactgttttcataagaaacagatccttcatcttcactcttttcttcatcagataacacttccatccactccttcagcatttctggctttcgaataatatgtgcaatgaacgctttaacatttgaatcagctggaataaacttgtcccagctaaaaccttcagccattttctcatcatcttgatcaatgatgccataataagctttcctgtttgcatcctcgatcattctaCCATGCGCCGTTtgaggttctttttgttgatgcggttgatgcgtgatttgctgataaatggtttttctgtaataatcatctttcccagatgattccttttctcctcttggctgctgattcttgcactctcttttaaaatgacctttctccctgcaacgaaaacaaacaactttagatttatcaaatcctaagttagaaaggtttgcatccaagaaatcagctctccctgtaaccaatctaaacttttcagctctcctcaaaacactcgccaatgcccacttgatgtccatcaattctagctcctctgcatcgatctggtcataatcttcttttgtcaacattggattgccaattcttcctacaatcaacccttcataagcttCCAATGCAGTGACCAGTAATCCCATATGACTCTTTACAATTTCTTCAGTATAAttctgtccattttgaagatgtagagccaCATTGCATTGTAACAGATGCCCATTTCCAACTGATGTATTTTGAGCACTTGGAGGATTTACtgttgagaacccactagtattGACTAATCCTTAACTGCTAGGCGGAGACTGATTTctagcactaaatgcagtttgtatctttggactggcttcagcagtttgaacatttcctttatagtacagtttgatatcttgctgatgagtagaactgttcattctagcaattttctgctTCTCCAGATCTTGTGCCTCCAGTTTCTCGATAAACTATGCAATAGAtagcctgctaaactgtccggaattcttcaatatcatcagatatgtgccccattccttttgcggtaacgcatcagcaagcttttcaacccattcagctGGAGTCTTTGTAATTTTTAACTGTGACATAGTGCGAACCAaatgacagtatctttcaataagaGTCTTGGTCGTTTCACCAGGCATACACGTAAAcaactcaaactcctttttcagcaatGCTGCTTTACTTTGAAGCATCtcagtacttccctcaaacttcttcttaagagcttcccagatagagtacgcattgtcatcatgttgaagcaatacaaatATATCCTCcttaacagcttgttgtaacaaattgatcatcattttttctgctttgtaactttctttctcttgttcactgaattcagaaatgattttatcaactctCATAGCGTTTTGTGGTCTaacatattcagtttcgatgctctcccaagcttttaaatgattcgcctgcacccaattctcgaaccgtttcttccatccgtgataatcttcaattcccataagtttcgggggcttttgcattgttccggtttcattctccatgTTGAAGTTCTTGGCAATATCGGATGGACTAGCAGGAGTTGTAGCGAACGCGTTGTAAAAATCAATATCCATGCTTCACACTTGTATCACCTGAAGATCTTGATTTACCAGATGATCTTGAATTACCTGAcgtaacacaaacaaacaaaacacgatcagtttaaacCTTATCAATTAACAACAACGAACTGATACTCGAACCagtgaatattctgtgcggaccGAATGTTGACAAACTGTACAGACTGAAATTGATGCGAACTGAGATTTAACTTGTCAAAATACGCGAACTACTGTGACCCGGATTAAAACCAAACTACTAGATTCACTACGAACGAACTGATGGACTTTTGAACGTCCTGATGAACTTTTGACAATTGTGAACTCCAAACCGTACGAACTAGAACCGACTTTCAAGCGACTTTGACCT comes from the Helianthus annuus cultivar XRQ/B chromosome 4, HanXRQr2.0-SUNRISE, whole genome shotgun sequence genome and includes:
- the LOC110933520 gene encoding uncharacterized protein LOC110933520; its protein translation is MPKYAKFLKDILLNKKKLEDMSCVVMNESCSAILQNCLPTKMGDPGSFTFPCLIGNMAVSHALAELGASINLMPYKVFTKLDLGEPSPTRMSIRLADRSIKYPRGFFENMLAKIDKFVFPVEFVILDIDEDSRVPLILGRPFLNTARTIVDVAASQITLRGTIEEMDSDTHLLCGDLDGITHKGHDFEQPVYQIGDDGSQSLDRFTEIDREDEEKSKPSVEDPPSLELKELPPHLEYAFLDEERRLPVIISSSYDFIRKQSRGR